The DNA sequence GCCGCGAACTCCGCGTCGACGTTAGCGTGGTACCGCCAGATCCCGAGCTTGCCCAGTTCGATAGCCATGGAACACTCCAACGCGTGGGACGGCGATTTTCCTCCCGGATCGGCGAACTAACGTCGGGGACATGACCAAGCTGGGAAACACCGACCTCGACGTGTACAGGCTCAACCTCGGCGGCAACGTCTTCGGCTGGACGGCCGACGAGCCGCAGTCGTTCGCCGTGCTCGACGCCTACACCGCCGCCGGCGGCAACTTCGTGGACTCCGCCGACCTCTACGGCGGAGGCGGCGGCTCCGAGGAGATCCTCGGCAACTGGCTGGCCGCGCGCGGCAACCGGGACGACGTCGTCGTCGCGACCAAGGTCGGTATGTGGGAGGGCCGGCCGGGCCTGTCCGCGAAGAATATCCAGGCCGCGGCGGAGGACTCGCTGCGCCGCCTCAAGACCGACCGCATCGACCTCTACTACGCCCACCTCGACGACGCGGACACCCCGCTCGAGGAGACGCTCGAAGCCTTCGACGCGCTGGTCCGCGCGGGCAAGGTGCGCTACCTCGGCGCCTCCAACTACACCGCCGAGCGACTCGCCGAAGCACTGTCCATTTCGGACCGCAACGGGTTCGCGCGGTACGCCGTGCTGCAGCCGCACTACAACCTCGTCGAGCGGGACTACGAGCGCGACCTCGCCCCGCTCGTCGAGCGCGAAGGCCTGGCCACGCTGCCGTACTTCTCGCTGGCGAAGGGCTTCCTGACCGGCAAGTACCGCACGAAGGGCGACGTGACCGACAGCCCGCGCGCCGCCCGCGCGGAGTCCTATTTGGACAACGGCGGCGAGCGCGTGCTGGCCGAGCTCGACGAGGTCGCGAGCGCCCACGGCGTCTCGGTCGCCACGGTCGCGCTCGCCTGGCTGCGGCAGCAGCCGACGGTCGCCGCACCGATCGCCAGCGCCCGCACACC is a window from the Amycolatopsis sp. cg9 genome containing:
- a CDS encoding aldo/keto reductase gives rise to the protein MTKLGNTDLDVYRLNLGGNVFGWTADEPQSFAVLDAYTAAGGNFVDSADLYGGGGGSEEILGNWLAARGNRDDVVVATKVGMWEGRPGLSAKNIQAAAEDSLRRLKTDRIDLYYAHLDDADTPLEETLEAFDALVRAGKVRYLGASNYTAERLAEALSISDRNGFARYAVLQPHYNLVERDYERDLAPLVEREGLATLPYFSLAKGFLTGKYRTKGDVTDSPRAARAESYLDNGGERVLAELDEVASAHGVSVATVALAWLRQQPTVAAPIASARTPEQLTDLIASVTLDLTPDEVASLS